The DNA window GAAGAGGATGAAGTTGGCGTCGCTTGGCACCGGGGTGAACCCGAGGCCCAGCAACGATTCGGACACCCTGTCCCGCTCGGCGGCGAGCTTGGCCACCGAGGCGAGCGTGGCGTCGGCGTGCCGCAGCGCCGCGCGCGCGGCGGCCTGGGTGAGCGAGGACAGGTGGTACGGCAGCCGGACGAGCTGCAACGCGTCCACAATGGCCGGTGCCGCGGCGAGGTAGCCGAGCCGCCCGCCCGCGAACGCGAACGCCTTGCTCATCGTGCGCGAGACGATCAGCTTGCGCGGGAAGGTTTCGAGCAGGGACACCGCGCTCGGCTGCGACGAGAACTCCGCGTACGCCTCGTCCACGACGACGATGCCCGGTGCGGCTTCGAGCACCGCGCTGAGCTCGTCGAACGGGATCGAGCCGCCGGTCGGGTTGTTGGGGCTGGTCACGAACACCACGTCGGGCTGCCGCTGCGCCACGATCGCGGCGGCGGCCTCGGTGTCGAGCGAGAAGTCCTCGCGCCGCGGCGTCGGCACCCAGTCCGTCCTCGTGCCCGCGGCGATGATCGGGTGCATCGAGTACGACGGCTCGAAGCCGAGCGCGCTGCGGCCGGGGCCGCCGAAGGCCTGCAGGATCTGCTGCAGGATCTCGTTGGACCCGTTGGCGGCCCACAGGTTCCGCTCGTCGAGCACCACGCGCGTGGCCACCGTGAGGTAGTCGGCGAGATCGCGGCGCAGCTCGACGGCGTCGCGGTCGGGGTAGCGGTGCAACGACTCCGCCGCCGCGCGCACCGCGGCCTGGACGTCCTCGACGAGTTCGACCGGCGGCGGGTACGGGTTTTCGTTGGTGTTGAGCCGAACGGCCACGTCGAGCTGCGGCGCGCCGTAGGGCGAGCGGCCGCGCAGGTCCTCGCGCAGCGGCAGCTCTTCGAGCGTGACGTCTTCGCCGAGCGTCATTTCGCGTCCCCCTCGAACCGGGCGGTCACGGCTTCGCCGTGGGCTGGCAGGTCCTCGGCGTTCGCGAGCGACACGACCTTCGGCGCGACCGCCCGCAACGCCTCCTCGCTGTAATCCACGACGTGGATCCCGCGCAGGAAGCTCTGCACGGACAGCCCGGAGGAGTGCCTCGCGAAACCGCCGGTGGGCAGTACGTGGTTGGACCCGGCGCAGTAGTCGCCGAGCGACACCGGGGCGTACGCGCCGACGAACACCGCGCCCGCGTTGCGGACCCGTGCGGCGACCTCGCGCGCGTCGGCGGTCTGGATCTCCAGGTGCTCGGCCGCGTACGCGTCGACCACCCGCAGCCCTTCGTCCACAGTGGACACCAGGATGATGCCGGACTGCTTTCCTCCCAACGCTTCCGCGACGCGTTCGGTGTGCTTCGTCGCGGGGACCCGCGTCTTCAGCTCCGTCTCGACCTCGTCGGCGAGCTGCTCGGAGGTGGTGACCAGCACGCTCGCGGCGAGCGGGTCGTGCTCGGCCTGGCTGATCAGGTCGGCCGCGACGTGCGCGGCGTCGGCGGTGCCGTCGGCGAGGATCGCGATCTCGGTCGGCCCCGCCTCGGAGTCGATGCCGATGATGCCGCGGAGCATGCGCTTGGCCGCGGTCAGGTAGATGTTGCCGGGACCGGTGACGATGTCGACGGCAGCCAGCTCGGCGCCGTCGGTGTCGGCGGCGCCGTAGGCGAGCAGTGCGACCGCCTGCGCGCCGCCGACCGCCCACACCTCGTCGACGCCGAGCAGCTCGGCCGCGGCGAGGATGGTCGGGTGCGGCAGCCCGCCGAACGCGGCCTGCGGCGGCGAGCACAGCACGAGCGAGCCGACCCCGGCGATCTGCGCTGGCACCACGTTCATCACCACGGTCGACGGGTAGACCGCGAGCCCGCCCGGCGCGTACAGGCCGACGCGCGCCACCGGAACCCAGCGCTCGGTGACCGTGCCGCCCTCGGCGACGGTGGTGGTGACGTCGGCGCGCCGCTGGTCGGCGTGCACCTTGCGGGCGCGGTCGATCGACTCTTCGAGTGCCGCGCGGACGTCGGCGTCCAGTTCGGACAGTGCACGGGTCAGCTCCGCCGCGGGCACGCGTACGCGCGAGGGCCGCACGCCGTCGAACCGCTCGGTGTAGTCGAGTACCGCTTCGACCCCGCGCTCGCGGACCGCGTCCACCACCGGCCGCACCTGATGCAGGGCGGCGTCCACATCGATCTCCGCGCGCGGCAGCGTGGCACGCAGCTCGGCGGGTGACAGGGAGCGCCCTCGCAGGTCGGTACGGTTCAGCATGCCCCAAGGGTACGAGGTGGGCCATCCCACGCTCGGGGCGCCGTAGGCTCGGCTGCGCCGGGCCGGAAACGATCAGGAGGTTGCCGTGGTGCGCATCGGACTCTGCCAGCTGACCTCGAGCGAAGATCCCGCCAAGAACCTGGTGCTGGTCCGCGACGGCGTGGCCGAAGCGGCCGGCGCCGGCGCGGAGGTAGTGGTGTTCCCCGAGGCGACCATGGCCAGGTTCGGGGTGCCGCTGGCGCCGCTCGCGCAGCCGCTCGACGGGCCGTGGGCGACCGAGGTCGCGAAGGTCGCCGCCGAGCACGACGTGCTGGTCGTCGCCGGGATGTTCACCCCGGCCGACGACGGCAGGGTGAAGAACACGCTGCTGGTGACCGGGCGCGGCGAGCACCTCGGCTACGACAAGATCCACCTTTACGACGCCTTCGGCTTCCGCGAGTCCGACACCGTCGCACCCGGTGACGCCCCGGTCACGGTGGCCGTCGACGGCATCGTGCTCGGCCTCGCGACCTGCTACGACCTGCGGTTCCCCGAGCTGTTCCGCGGACTCGCGGACGCGGGCGCGGCCGCCGTACTGGTGCCGACCTCGTGGGGCGCCGGCGAGGGCAAGATCGAGCAGTGGCAGGTGCTCGTGCGCGCGCGGGGCCTCGACTCGGGGTGCTGGATCGTCGGCTGCGGGCAGGCCGACCCGGCCGCGACGGGCATCTCGGTCAACCCGAAGGCGCCGACCGGGATCGGGCATTCCCTGGTCGCGGACGGGTTCGGCCGCGTGCACGCGCAGCTCGGCGCGGAACCGGGCGTGACCGTCGTCGAAATCGACCCCGAGCTGCCGGAGAAGGCGCGCGGCGCCACCGGGGCGCTGGCGAACCGGCGGTTATGACCCCTGCTCGTAGGCGATGCCCTCTTCGATCGCGAGCCGCGTCAGCTCGGGACGGCGGCGGCGCCCGGTCTTGTCCCTGATCCGGTCCAGGTAGGAGCGCACGGTCCGCACGCTGATCGACATCAGCTCGGCGATGTCCTGGTCCCGTTCGCCCGCGGCGACCAGCGAGAGCACCTGCCGTTCGCGTTCGGACAGCACGAGCTTCGGGCCCGCGTTCCGTTCCCGCGACGAGTTCAGCACGAACGAGGCCAGCGTCGGCGAGACGTACGAATTGCCCGCCGCGATCTCCCTGATGGCGCGCAGGATCTCGTCGCCGTCGGCGTCCTTCGACAGATAACCGCGCGCGCCCGCCGAGATCGCGCCGAGCACCTCGGTCTGTCCCGCGTGCGCGGACACCACGAGGACGCGGTGCCCCATGCCGACGACCTCGAGCACAGCGGCCGCGTCGGCGACCCCGCGCAGCTTGAGGTCCAGCACCACGACGCTGCCCGCGGGCTGGCGGCACACCGCGAACCTGGCGACCGAGTCGGCGACCGCGCCCAGTTCGACATCCGGCGCCTCCTCCAGCACGCGCGCGACCGCGGCGCGGTAGAGCGGGTGGTCCTCGATCACGGCCACCTTGATGTTTTCCGGCGTCCCCATCACATCCCCCTCACCCCGAACCAGCCCCGGTCACCGGTACCGCGGCGGCCGCGGGATCGAGCGCGGGCCCGCTCGGCAGCGCGGCGAGGGTCCCCGCCGCCACCGGCTGCCTCGGCACCGCACCGTAGCCCAGCGCGGCCAGTGCTTCCCGGCTCACCACGGGATACTTCACCCCGGTATCGGTCACCAGGTACGTCGTTCCCGAATCGACACCGGGTGCTGTCTGCTCCGCGACCACCGCGCCGCCGGACGGCGGCACGGACACCTCGTCGGCGACCCGCCCGTCCTGCTTCGCCATCGTCGCGATCGGACGCGCTCCGCCCGGCAACGGCAGCCGGTCCGAGATCGTCACCCGCGCGTCGCCGTCGCGGGCGCACACGGTAACCGACGTCCCGGTGACCGTGACCGGGACCGGGATCCGCCCCGGGTACCCGGCGGCGTCCTCTCCCCCGGCCGTCTGCTTCCCGGCGTGCTTCGGCGCACGCGCGACGGCGGCGACGTCCGCGGGCTCGGGGCCGCCGGGGACCAGCGCCGCCTGGGTTTCGGTGATCGCTTCGAGCCCGTCGGCACGGACGAGGTAGTAGCCGTCCTCGCCGACGCGCAGCACCTGCCCGGTCTTCGTCGCCTTCCCGCCGACCGACGGCCCCCGCTCGCCGGCGCCGTCGGCTTCGAGGAAGGCGAGGTCCCGCCCCGCGGGCACGGTGCCGAGCCAGCGCGGCGACACCGCGATCGGCATGCGCTGGTCGTAGTGCAGCGCCACGAGCGCCTCGTCGGTGAGGCGGAACCGGTGGCCCGCGCTGATCAGGTACCGCGAACCGTCCGGCAGGCGCACGAGAAGGCCTTCGCGCGGCCCGAGCACGCGACCCGAATCACCCGCGACGAGCAGCACCGACGACGTGGGATCCGCCGACGACGGCGCGTCGCGGCTGGTGCGCGAGCAGTTCGTCCAGGCGGTGGTGACCAGCCGTTCCGGGGCTGGCAGCGAATCCGGCGCGCCGACGATCCCGATCCCGGCGCCACGGGCCGCGGTCGCGAGCTTCTTCGCGGGCACGGTCACGTCGGCGTTCGGCGCGGCACCGGCGAGCAGGCGCGCGGACGAGTAGTTGAGCACCGGGTGCAGCACGCCGTCCTGGCCCAGCACGAACCGCGCGCCCGTGCCCTCCTCGACGATCACGTGCCCGCCGGAGAGCCAGTCCTTGCCGCCGCCGGGGCTCAGCAGGCCGAGCACCCCGCACACCGCGGTCACCAGCACGGCCACCGCGAGCCCGGCCGCGGTGCCGAGCACGAGGCGCCTGCTCGGCGACACCGGGTGGTTGGCGTCCGCGGCGACGAGCGCGGAAACCAAGCGGCGGCGCAGGAACTGGTACGCCTGGATCTGGTCTCGCTGGGTCCACACCCCGCCCGTGTCTCCCTCGATCAACTCGCGGAGGATCATCGTAGGCACCCGCGGCACCCGCCGGTGTGGGCAATTTTTCCGGCAGAGCGCGGAAATCCCGCCGCTAGCGTGGACGCCTCCTGACCAGAGGAGGTGGGCGGTGACCGCCGCGTGGCTGTTTCCGGTGCGGGTGCGCCAGATCGTGGTGTGGGAACTCGCCGCCGTCGCGGTGCTCGCGGTGTCCGGTTTCGGCGAGGTGCCGCGGATCGCGGTGTCTTCGGTCGCCGCGCTCGCCGTGCTCACGACGTCGGTCAGGATCGGCGGCACGCACTTCGCGGGCTGGGCGGCGGCGTGGCTCGGCTACCGCTTCCGTTTCCGGGGTGCCCCGCCCACCGCGAACATCGAGATCCGCGAACACGTCGACCGGGCGGGAAACCGGTTCGGCGTCGCGCGGACCGGTGACGGGTGGAGCTGCGTGATCCGGCTCGCCGGTACCGCGGCGGCGAGCCCCGTCGCGCTCCGCGACAGCGTCCTCGAAGCGTTCCGCCGCACCGATATCCCGCTCGCGAGCGCGCAGGTTCTCGTGTGGACAGTGCCCACTCCCGACGACGGCGCGCCGCTCAGGGTGCGTTGGCTCGCGGTGCGGTACCGGCCCGAGGCGGAGCCGCTCGCCGCCACGGCGAGGGGCGGCGGAGAACTCGGCGCCCTCCGCGCCACCGTGAGCGCCGCGCTCGGAATCGTTGGCAGGCTGGCGGAATCGGGCTGGGAAAGCGCTGTCCTGGACGCGGCCGAACTCGAAGAAGACCTCCGGGCGGCACTCGGCGCGAACGACGAGGACATCGCCGACGGCTGGCGCGCCTGGCGGGCGGGCGCCGTCACGCAGACCTGCCACGCGCCGCTCGGACGCCCGGACTCCCCGCACGTCCTGGACGGTTACGCCGACGGCGCCGCCTTCACCGCCACCTCGCTCGTCGTCGACCGCGACCCGAGCGGCCACGAGCGGATCACCACCACGATCAGGATCGGCGGCACGGACGCCGCGCTGCCGTTCAGTACCCGGCCCCTGCACGGCAGGCACGGCGCCCACGTCCGCCGCTCGCTCCCACTGGCCCTCCCCTGACGGCTGCTGTCCCCTGAAGGTGGCCTTCGCGGCACTCAATGCCGTGAAGGCCACCTTCAGGGCATGTCCTCCGGGGCCTTCGCTCGCACGCCGCAAGGGTGAAAAGGGGCACTGAGCTGCGAGAATCCATCATGGCACCAAAATGGGGTTGCAGTGGCGCCATCGTGGTGCCATAGTAGTGCCATGAACCTGGCGCAGTATGTCGACAACCTCCGCCACGAACTCGCGGTGGCCGCCGAGGCTGCCGGCGAGGAGGCGCGAACGCTCGCTGAGCGTCTCACGGCACCGCTCGAGTCGGCCGTTCGGCTCACTCTCCTCAACGCGCTGTCCGCGGCGGCGGACGAGATCACCCGCGATCTCGCGCCCGGTTCCGTGGACGTGCGCCTGCGCGGCCTCGACCCCGACTTCGTGGTGAAGATGCCACCGAAGGAGACGCCCTTCGACGACGCGGACGCCGAGCCGGAACCGCAGCCCGCGCCCCCGGTCTCCGACGAGGCCGCGACCTCGCGGATCAACTTCCGCCTCCCCGACCACCTCAAGGTCCGGGTCGAGGAGGCGGCGACCGGCGAGGGTCTTTCGGTGAACGCCTGGCTGACCCGCGCGGTGTCCGCGACCCTCGACGCGCGCCAGGCCCCGCGCCGCACCGGCAGGACCGACTCGTGGGGCTCGCAGCGCTACACCGGCTGGGTCCGCTAGGAGGTGTTTTGAAGTGGTTTGCGTAGCGGCGCGGGTAGGAGAACCTGACGCCGGTGCGAGCTGACTGCCCAAATCAAGCGGCTCCGCCGCTTTGAAACACGAACTAGCCCTTCCCTTCCGCCACTCGACGACCAAGGCCCGTCAGGAGCGCACCACCATGCCCACTTTCGACACCCCGGAACCGATCTCGGTCACCCTCGAGCTCGTGGCGTGCGATGTCGAAATCATCGCGAGCGACCGCGTCGACACGGTCGTCGAAGTCCGCCCCCGCGACGCGAGCAAGGACATCGACCGCAAGGAGGCCGAGCGGACCACAGTCGACTTCGTCGGCGGCAAGCTCCGGGTCAAGACCTCGAAGCGCGGTACCTACTTTTCGCGCACCGGCGTGATGGCGGTGACGATCGAACTGCCGACCGGCTCGCACGTGCAGGGCACGACGAGCATGGGCGACTTCATCGCCGACGGCAGGCTCGGCGATTGCGTGTTCACGACGTCGGCAGGCGACATCCGGCTCGGCGAAACCGGTTCACTGAAGGCGAAGACGACCCACGGCGCGCTGACCGTGACCAAAGTGGACGGTGACGCCGACCTCACCGGTTCCGGCGAACTGCAGATCGGCGAGGTCACCGGGGACGGCCTGATCAGGAACATCAACGGCTCCTGCTGGATCGGCGACATCGCGGGAGACCTCAAGCTGAGTTCCGCGAACGGGGACCTCGCGACCGAACGGCCGCGGGGCTCCGTGATCGCGAAGACCGCGTACGGCACGGTCCGCGTCGAGCGTGCCGTACGCGGCACGATGGTGCTGGAAACGCAAAGCGGCAACGTGGAAATCGGGATCGCCGACGGCACCGCGGCCTGGCTGGACGTGCGCACCTGGTACGGCTCCGTGCAGAGCGCACTGGACAACTCCGAAGCGCCGTCGCAGACCGAGGAAGCCGTCGAGGTCAGGGCAAGGACTTGGTACGGCGACATCGTGGTCCGCCGAGCCTGAGAGCGACAACCTCCTTTCCGCGCCTTTCGAGCACAAGGCGCGGCAGCTCGACCATGCCCGGGAAATCCCGGGCGAAACCAGGTGAAGAAAAGGGGAACACCATGGGGAATTCGATCGATGTAAGCGCTTACCGGACTGCGGAGAAACTGCTTTTCCACAACCGGTCCAAGCTCGTACGGGGCCTGAAGGTCAAACCGAACTGGCTCGACGGCGGCGCGCGGTTCTGGTACAAAGTGGACGGTCCGGGCGAGGCGGAGACCGTGCTGGTCGACCCGGCGGCGGGCACCCGCGAACCGGGTTACGCCCCCGAGCCCGGCCCCGAACTCGGTTTCGGGTCGGTACTGTCCCCCGACAAGCGCCACGCGGTGTACCGCGACGGCCACGACGTCTGGCTCCATTCGCTCGACGACGGCACCAAGAAACCGCTGACCACCGACGGCGAACCGGACTACGAATACGGGACCGCCCCGGCCGCGATGACCCCGTCGACGTTGTTGCGCCGCTTTGGTGTCGCCGAGCTGCCGCCCGCGGTGGCCTGGTCTCCGGACTCGACGCGGGTGCTGACGCACCGCACCGACCAGCGCGGGGTGCGCGAAACCACGCTGGTGGACGCGATGCCGCCGGAGGGCGGTGCGCCGAAGGCGCGCACCCAGCGCTACGCCTTCCCCGGCGACGAGAAGTACCCGCACGCCGAACTCGCCGTGCTCGACGTGCGCACGGGCGAGGTGGTGCGCGCCGACGCGGAACCGGTCGGCATGCCGGTGTTCTCCCCGGTGAACAGCAGGCAGGCGTGGTGGGCCGAGGACGGTTCGGCGGTCTACTACCTCCGCGGCACGCGCGACATGCGGACGCTGCGCCTGCACCGGCTCGACCCCGCCACCGGAGAAGTGACGACGCTGATCGAAGAAACCGGCCCCACCAGGGTCGAGCCGACGCAGGCGATGGCGGGCAAGCCGATCGTCCGGATCATCGGCGGCGGCGCCGAAGTGCTCTGGTACTCCCAGCGCGACGGGTGGGGCCACCTCTACCGCTACGACGCCGCCTCCGGCGAACTGCTCGACCAGGTCACCTCCGGCGAGTGGCCGGTGCAGGAGATCCTGCACGTCGACGAGGCCGCGCGCGTCGTCTACTTCGTCGCCGCGGGGCTGATCGCCGAGGATCCCTACCGCAGGACGGTGTGCCGCGCCGGGCTCGACGGCACCGGGTTCGCGAAGATCACCGACGACGAGTTCGACCACGTGGTTTCGGTACCGGACAACGGTTCCTACTTCATCGACTCGGCGTCCACAACGGACACTCCGCCGGTGATCACGGTACGCGGCTGGGACGGGCGGGTGCTCGTGGAACTGGAGCGCACGGACATCTCGGCGCTGCTCGAGACGGGCTGGCGGCCGCCGGAGCGCTTCCGCACGAAGGCGGCCGACGGGGTCACCGACGTCTACGGCCTGCTGTACCTGCCGCACGGCTTCGACCCGGAAAAGTGGTACCCGGTGCTCAACCGACCCTACCCGTCGGTGCAGATGAACACCATCAGTCCGGCCTTCGACCAGAGCTGGTTCGGGTGCGATTCCGAAGCGTCGGCGGCGCTCGGGTTCGTCGTGGTGCTCGTGGAGGGCCGCGGAACGGCGGGGCGCGGCAAGGCGTTCCACGACCTGTCCTACGGGCACCTCGCCGACGCGGGCGGGCTCGCCGACCACGTCGCGGCGATCGAGCAGCTCGCGGAAACGCGGCCGTGGATGGACCTCGACCGGGTCGGCGTGTACGGCCTGTCGGGCGGCGGGTTCGCCACCGTGCGCGGGCTGTGCGAGTTCGGCGACTTCTACCACGTCGGCGTCGCCATCTGCGGCAACCATGACAACCGCTACTACCACCTCGGCTGGGCGGAGGCCTACGACGGCCCCAACCCCGCCGCGTGGGCCGCCGCGTCCAATGTGGACATCGCAGACCGGTTGCGCGGCAAGCTGATGCTGATCCACGGCGGGATGGACGACAACGTCCACCCCGAGCACACGATGCGCCTCGTCGACGCCCTCGTCGACGCCGACAAGGACTTCGACCTGCTGATCGTCCCCGGCGCGGAGCACCTGTTCTTCGGGTACCAGCACTACCTCGAGCGCCGCAAGTGGGACTTCCTCGTCCGCAACCTGATGGACCTCGAACCCCCGGCGGGCTTCCGGCTCACGCCAGCCGAACTGGACCTCGAACTCATCGCCGAGATGTTCGGGTCCTGACGTACACAGTTCGGTGGCCGCGAGGACACGGGACCGCGAACGGCCACCCGGCCCGTGCACGACCGCGTTAGGTTCGTGCACGGGCCGGACAGCGGCCATCGGAACGCGGAAAGTGGGGCTATGACCGGGAACGGTGCGCACGAGGACGGTCTCGATCGGCTTCAGGCCGCCCTGTCCGCGCGGGCCACGATGAAGCGCTGGGCCGAAGGTGCGGAACTCGTCGAAGTCGTCCGCGCCGCCCACGACGCGGGATGGCTCGCGCGGTTGCGGGACGAGATCACCGCGGAGGACCTGGCGTCGGATGCCGGTGTCCCGGTCGGCCAGGTCTCGGACGTGCTGGCGGTACTCGTTTCGGCGGGGGTGGTGCGTGCCGGGGAGACCTCGTTCCGGCTGTGCCCCGCCTTCGACGCACTGGTCGCCGGTGCCTCCGGCGTCGACATCCGCACCGTGCTCGACGCGCTGGACCTCGCGCGCGGCCAGGCGGGCCGGGTCGCGAAGCCGGGCCGCCTCGACGGCGCGCGGGCACTGGTGCTCGCCCGCGACTGGGGAGTGCGGGCGAGCACCGGGGCGCGCGAGCTGTACGGACTGCTGTACCAGGCACTGCCGGAATACCGGGATCGGCTCGCCCGCGGCGGCCCGCTGCTCGACGTCGGCAGCGGCGTCGGCGGCGCGCTGCTGACCACCGCGACCCTGTTCGACGAACTCCGCGCCGTCGGTGTCGAAATCGTCGCCGAGACGGCCGCCGAAAGCCGCCGCCGTGCGCGGGAAGCCGGTGTCGCCTCCCGCGTGGAGATCCGGACCGCCGATGCGCGAACCCTGACCGACGAAGGCGCCTTCACCGTTTCCTACTGGGCGCAGGCGTTCTTCCCCGCCGATACGCGCGCCGAAGTGCTCGCCGCGATCTTCCGCGCGCTGCGTCCCGACGGCCTGCTGCTGATGCAGGAACTGTTCCCCCGCGACGAACCCACCACCGGCACCCGGCTCGATCAACTCTTCTACCGGCAGCAGAACCTCGCGTTCGGACTCTCCGCCGACGCCCTCGTCACCGAAGCGGCCGCCGCCGGGTTCGAGGACGCGCGGATCCTCGACAGCCCGGTGGGAAAGCTCGTCCTGGCGCGAAAACCGGTCTCCTGACGCATGCCGTCCGCGAGTGATTCCCTTGCCCCGAAAGATGCTCCTCTAGAGGTCGGGGCGGCCCCGAGTCCCCGAAGGTGGCCTTCGGGGGACCATCTCGCACAATCACCGCGACCCGCATGCCCGGAAAGTGGCTTTCGGGGACCTGAGCGCCCTGAAGGTCACTTTCGGGGCGTGAACGCGGCTCAGGAGGCTAGCCGCGCACGGCTTCGTAGACGCCGGTGATCATCGCCGCCATCGGGACGAGTGACACGAGCGCGAGGAATTCGGCGATGTCCAGTACCCGGGCCCAGTACGGGGAGCGGTGGCCACGCGCGACGCGGCCCGCGTACGCGACGCAGATCGCGGCGGCCACCGCGACGACGAAGCCCGCCGGTAGCACCAACGCCCGGTCGCCGTCGAGCACCAGCCACACGGCGGCGAAGCCCAGTGCGGCGAAACCCGGCACGAGCAGCAGCACCCGATGGGAAGTGTCCGAATAGGACCGTGACCGCAGCGTCCACGCGACACCGAGCAGGGCGAGCAGACCGGCGTCCCAGCCCGATCCCCGTACCAGCACGGGAGCACAGCCGAGGAGGACCAGACCCGCGGCGACGAGCAGGCCGCCGAGCAGCCGTCGCGCGTACGCGGTCTGACCGACCATGTCCGCGCCGAGCGACGGGCGCTCGTCGGCACGGAAGGCGTCGATGTCGTCCGGTACGCGGGGCAGCGGGAGCTTGCCGAGGCGCAGCGCCAGCATCGGCGCGGCGGCGGTCAGCGCGGTGACGACGACCGCCAGCACCGCCGCGGCGGGCTCCGCGACCGAGCCAGCCAGCAGCACGACGGCCGTGGTGACGGCGCCGAGCGCGGCGGCGGCGGTGACCGCGACGAACCACGGCACCCGATCGGCCACCGAAACGGCCGCGAGCACGCCGTACGCGGTGACCGCGGCGAGGCCGCACCCCAGCGGCCCCGCGGCGAGCGAGAACGGCGGATGCGCTGGCAGCGCGGACATCCCGGCCAGCAACGCGGGCGCGAATCCGGCGACCGAGACGGCGACACCCGCCTCCGCGTCACCGTAGGCGCGGCTCAGCGCGCCACCGCCGAGGAGCAGCACCACCGCGAGCACTCCGCACGCGACCGGCGCGAGCGCGGTGCCCGCCGTCGAAGCCTGCAGCAGGACCGCGGAACCGACGAGCAGCACGGCGGCGGCGACCAGCCCGGCCCGCCGCGCCGCCTCGGGACCCCACGACCGCGAGGAAGAACCGGCGACGCTCGCGATCGAATCCACCACGTCGTCGAACAGCAACGGCGTGCGCGGCCGCTCCCGGGGGTTCAGGCAGAGGACTTCGCCGTCGCGGACCGCGGCGTCGGCCACGGTGAGCCCCGCCGCGAGCGGTGCGCCGCCGAGCCGGGACAGCACCCAGCCGGGGTGCTCCGGATTCGCCTGCCCTTCGGCATCGGCGAGCCGCACGAGCTGCGGCACCAGTTCCGCGAGCGTGCTCCGCGGTGGCAGCGCGACGTCCATTCTCGCCAGCGGGGTCACCACGGTGACGCGGCGGGCGGCCGTCACTCGCCCGGACCGGACTGGTCGAGCACCGGCGCGAACTTCGACCGGCTCGCCTCGGCCAGCTTCGCCAGCCCGTTGTTCACCGCCTCCAGCACGATCTCACCGAGGTTGCGGGCGTCGTAGCGGCGCGCGGCGCCGGGATCGATGTCGATCCCGGTGAACCGGCCGTCGCCGCGCAGGGTCGCGGTGACCTCGTTCCCGCGCGAATGCCCCTTGACCTCCATCGCTTCGACGCTGCGCTGGATCCGGTGCACCTGCTCGGTCTGCTCGCGCACCTGCGCGAGCAGCTCCTCCAGATCGGGCTCGGTGTTCACGGGGTTCCTCCTCAGTGGACGGATCGGGGTGGTCAACGGTCCATCGAGACGGAACCGTCCGCGTCGACGTCGATGTGCTGTTCGAACCGCTCACCGTCCACAGTGAACTGAAGGTCGATGTCGGCGTCCTTTCCGGACGGCACCTCGACCACCGTGGAGAAGTCACCGCGCTGGGTGCGGACGACCACGTCGCCGTCGGCGGGGTTCACCGGGATCCAGCTGTCGGGCCGCTGTCCGTTCGGCGACGAGGTGGCCAGCGCCGGCGGCACGTAGTCGGTGAAAGCGTGCTGCCCGGAAGCGCTCGCCACCGGCGCCGGGGCCTGCGGCGCGGCCACCGGCGTGCCACCGACGGCCGCGGCACCGGGCGCCGTCGCGCCTCCGCTCTTGTCGCC is part of the Amycolatopsis sp. CA-230715 genome and encodes:
- the hisD gene encoding histidinol dehydrogenase, with translation MLNRTDLRGRSLSPAELRATLPRAEIDVDAALHQVRPVVDAVRERGVEAVLDYTERFDGVRPSRVRVPAAELTRALSELDADVRAALEESIDRARKVHADQRRADVTTTVAEGGTVTERWVPVARVGLYAPGGLAVYPSTVVMNVVPAQIAGVGSLVLCSPPQAAFGGLPHPTILAAAELLGVDEVWAVGGAQAVALLAYGAADTDGAELAAVDIVTGPGNIYLTAAKRMLRGIIGIDSEAGPTEIAILADGTADAAHVAADLISQAEHDPLAASVLVTTSEQLADEVETELKTRVPATKHTERVAEALGGKQSGIILVSTVDEGLRVVDAYAAEHLEIQTADAREVAARVRNAGAVFVGAYAPVSLGDYCAGSNHVLPTGGFARHSSGLSVQSFLRGIHVVDYSEEALRAVAPKVVSLANAEDLPAHGEAVTARFEGDAK
- the eccB gene encoding type VII secretion protein EccB; amino-acid sequence: MILRELIEGDTGGVWTQRDQIQAYQFLRRRLVSALVAADANHPVSPSRRLVLGTAAGLAVAVLVTAVCGVLGLLSPGGGKDWLSGGHVIVEEGTGARFVLGQDGVLHPVLNYSSARLLAGAAPNADVTVPAKKLATAARGAGIGIVGAPDSLPAPERLVTTAWTNCSRTSRDAPSSADPTSSVLLVAGDSGRVLGPREGLLVRLPDGSRYLISAGHRFRLTDEALVALHYDQRMPIAVSPRWLGTVPAGRDLAFLEADGAGERGPSVGGKATKTGQVLRVGEDGYYLVRADGLEAITETQAALVPGGPEPADVAAVARAPKHAGKQTAGGEDAAGYPGRIPVPVTVTGTSVTVCARDGDARVTISDRLPLPGGARPIATMAKQDGRVADEVSVPPSGGAVVAEQTAPGVDSGTTYLVTDTGVKYPVVSREALAALGYGAVPRQPVAAGTLAALPSGPALDPAAAAVPVTGAGSG
- a CDS encoding LuxR C-terminal-related transcriptional regulator — its product is MGTPENIKVAVIEDHPLYRAAVARVLEEAPDVELGAVADSVARFAVCRQPAGSVVVLDLKLRGVADAAAVLEVVGMGHRVLVVSAHAGQTEVLGAISAGARGYLSKDADGDEILRAIREIAAGNSYVSPTLASFVLNSSRERNAGPKLVLSERERQVLSLVAAGERDQDIAELMSISVRTVRSYLDRIRDKTGRRRRPELTRLAIEEGIAYEQGS
- a CDS encoding carbon-nitrogen hydrolase family protein, coding for MVRIGLCQLTSSEDPAKNLVLVRDGVAEAAGAGAEVVVFPEATMARFGVPLAPLAQPLDGPWATEVAKVAAEHDVLVVAGMFTPADDGRVKNTLLVTGRGEHLGYDKIHLYDAFGFRESDTVAPGDAPVTVAVDGIVLGLATCYDLRFPELFRGLADAGAAAVLVPTSWGAGEGKIEQWQVLVRARGLDSGCWIVGCGQADPAATGISVNPKAPTGIGHSLVADGFGRVHAQLGAEPGVTVVEIDPELPEKARGATGALANRRL
- a CDS encoding type VII secretion protein EccE; the protein is MTAAWLFPVRVRQIVVWELAAVAVLAVSGFGEVPRIAVSSVAALAVLTTSVRIGGTHFAGWAAAWLGYRFRFRGAPPTANIEIREHVDRAGNRFGVARTGDGWSCVIRLAGTAAASPVALRDSVLEAFRRTDIPLASAQVLVWTVPTPDDGAPLRVRWLAVRYRPEAEPLAATARGGGELGALRATVSAALGIVGRLAESGWESAVLDAAELEEDLRAALGANDEDIADGWRAWRAGAVTQTCHAPLGRPDSPHVLDGYADGAAFTATSLVVDRDPSGHERITTTIRIGGTDAALPFSTRPLHGRHGAHVRRSLPLALP
- a CDS encoding histidinol-phosphate transaminase; translation: MTLGEDVTLEELPLREDLRGRSPYGAPQLDVAVRLNTNENPYPPPVELVEDVQAAVRAAAESLHRYPDRDAVELRRDLADYLTVATRVVLDERNLWAANGSNEILQQILQAFGGPGRSALGFEPSYSMHPIIAAGTRTDWVPTPRREDFSLDTEAAAAIVAQRQPDVVFVTSPNNPTGGSIPFDELSAVLEAAPGIVVVDEAYAEFSSQPSAVSLLETFPRKLIVSRTMSKAFAFAGGRLGYLAAAPAIVDALQLVRLPYHLSSLTQAAARAALRHADATLASVAKLAAERDRVSESLLGLGFTPVPSDANFILFGRFADAPASWRSYVDLGVLIRDVGIPGHLRVTVGTPEENDAFLEASKEIPR